The proteins below come from a single Limosilactobacillus reuteri genomic window:
- a CDS encoding Ldh family oxidoreductase has translation MRIQATDERHYLVEVFTKLGFNQDDSQLLADTLVDADLRGISSHGIQRLAWYRRMIKEGTIIPQNKVKIIRELPGSVLVDANQNMGQLATVLATQKIIEKAKKTGVAIAVIRNSNHFGTAGYYTRLALEAGLVGVALTNTRPLVVPTNATQAFLGSNAFAFGFPASPHPFMFDGATCVVSGGKIQVHAKKGEPLPGEWAVDKDRQVVTDAQEAEDILATAAFTEGEQKGGGVLTLGGNDEENSNYKGMGNSIVIELLTGILAQGSISADTVSGKHDFSQFVMVLNPAFFGDPEVLKKDATSMLDRIRQLEHIPGKEIWVPGDREYRLLAENKEKGVTIDEKTYQEMKEIGTELGIDVP, from the coding sequence ATGAGAATTCAAGCAACCGATGAACGGCATTATCTAGTAGAAGTTTTTACAAAATTGGGATTTAACCAAGATGACAGTCAATTATTAGCAGACACTCTAGTTGATGCGGATTTACGCGGGATCTCATCTCATGGGATTCAACGATTAGCATGGTATCGTCGGATGATTAAAGAGGGAACGATTATTCCACAAAATAAGGTCAAAATTATTCGTGAGTTACCAGGATCCGTCCTTGTTGACGCTAATCAAAATATGGGACAGCTCGCAACGGTTTTAGCGACTCAAAAAATAATTGAAAAGGCTAAGAAAACAGGGGTGGCAATTGCTGTTATTCGCAATTCGAATCACTTCGGCACCGCTGGTTACTATACAAGATTAGCGTTAGAAGCTGGATTGGTAGGAGTTGCCCTTACTAACACTCGTCCCCTGGTAGTCCCAACTAATGCTACTCAGGCTTTTCTTGGGTCTAATGCTTTTGCGTTTGGCTTTCCTGCTTCTCCACATCCATTTATGTTTGATGGTGCCACTTGTGTTGTTTCAGGTGGAAAAATTCAAGTTCATGCTAAAAAAGGCGAACCGTTGCCAGGCGAATGGGCAGTTGATAAAGATCGGCAGGTAGTAACTGATGCGCAAGAGGCAGAAGATATTCTTGCCACCGCGGCCTTTACTGAAGGGGAACAAAAAGGTGGAGGAGTTCTCACTCTTGGCGGAAATGATGAGGAAAATTCTAATTATAAGGGGATGGGAAATTCTATCGTAATTGAATTATTGACGGGTATTTTAGCTCAAGGCTCTATCTCTGCCGATACTGTTAGTGGTAAACATGATTTTAGTCAATTTGTAATGGTTCTTAATCCAGCATTCTTTGGTGATCCAGAGGTATTGAAGAAAGATGCCACATCAATGCTAGATCGAATTCGTCAGCTTGAACATATTCCTGGTAAAGAAATTTGGGTACCCGGTGATCGTGAGTACCGTTTATTAGCAGAAAATAAAGAAAAAGGTGTCACGATTGATGAAAAGACCTATCAAGAAATGAAAGAAATAGGAACTGAACTTGGTATTGATGTTCCTTAA
- a CDS encoding C69 family dipeptidase — MQNKDACTSIMVGKKASLDGANYIARNEDRVKAIEPKRFLVKPAVKGRHETYVSPYNKVTVALPEEGIRYTSTPTLDQTAGPNEEDGINEANVAASFTESVYANDRVLAYDPYVKNGLAEDSLCTLVLPYIHSAREGVEYTGKLIAELGSAEGNGMQFADADDIWYMEVVTGHQWVAVRIPDDCYAVTPNQVAIEDIDFDDPDNHMWADGIQEFVEEHQLNPDHDRWDFRHIFGTSTQKDRHYNTPRTWFAQRYLSPNASLGQRPEDSEMPFIRKAEFKIANEDIQYVLKSHFNETPYDPMGDAPERKTYRAISLSRTAQSHILQVRNLNKYKTSIHWIELGVPAFNPYVPFFANADDTDESYRNVPEKMNLESAFWLNEALAEVVESHYQEFMEKDEDYQKELNEWARRKIAQVDKEAASLERQALTDYLTGQNHEIATHYNERTKALFFELLTEGCELSKMSFKMDPNL; from the coding sequence ATGCAAAATAAAGATGCTTGTACATCAATTATGGTCGGTAAAAAGGCTTCTCTCGACGGTGCTAATTATATTGCTCGTAATGAAGATCGCGTAAAAGCAATTGAACCCAAGCGATTTTTAGTAAAACCGGCAGTAAAAGGACGCCACGAAACCTACGTATCACCTTACAATAAAGTAACTGTAGCTTTGCCGGAAGAGGGAATTCGTTATACTTCTACACCTACCCTTGATCAAACAGCCGGACCTAATGAAGAAGATGGAATTAATGAAGCAAATGTAGCAGCTTCCTTTACTGAGAGTGTTTATGCAAATGATCGGGTGTTAGCATATGATCCATACGTAAAAAATGGCCTGGCAGAAGACTCACTTTGTACTTTAGTATTACCGTATATTCATTCTGCCCGTGAAGGAGTTGAATATACTGGAAAATTAATTGCTGAATTGGGCTCTGCTGAGGGAAATGGAATGCAATTTGCAGATGCAGATGATATTTGGTATATGGAAGTAGTAACTGGTCACCAATGGGTTGCAGTTCGTATTCCTGATGATTGTTATGCTGTTACTCCTAACCAGGTAGCAATTGAAGATATCGATTTTGACGATCCTGATAATCATATGTGGGCTGATGGAATTCAAGAATTTGTTGAAGAACACCAATTAAACCCTGACCATGACCGGTGGGATTTCCGTCATATTTTTGGTACCAGTACACAAAAAGACCGTCATTACAACACACCGCGGACCTGGTTTGCTCAACGTTACCTTAGTCCTAATGCTTCATTAGGCCAACGTCCCGAAGATTCTGAAATGCCATTTATTCGTAAGGCTGAATTTAAGATTGCTAATGAAGACATCCAATATGTTCTAAAATCGCATTTTAATGAGACACCTTACGATCCAATGGGGGATGCTCCTGAACGTAAGACTTACCGAGCTATCTCTTTATCACGGACGGCCCAATCACATATTTTACAAGTGCGCAATCTGAATAAATATAAAACAAGTATTCATTGGATTGAATTAGGGGTCCCAGCCTTTAACCCTTATGTTCCATTTTTTGCTAATGCTGACGATACTGATGAATCGTATCGAAACGTACCGGAAAAAATGAACTTAGAGTCTGCATTCTGGTTAAATGAAGCCTTAGCAGAGGTTGTTGAAAGTCATTATCAAGAATTTATGGAAAAAGATGAAGACTACCAAAAGGAGCTAAATGAATGGGCACGCCGTAAAATTGCGCAGGTTGATAAAGAAGCAGCTAGTCTTGAAAGGCAGGCATTAACTGATTATCTAACTGGGCAAAATCATGAAATAGCTACCCATTATAATGAACGGACAAAGGCCCTCTTCTTTGAATTATTAACTGAAGGCTGTGAGCTTTCAAAGATGTCATTTAAGATGGATCCTAACCTTTAA
- the prmA gene encoding 50S ribosomal protein L11 methyltransferase, translated as MDWIAIKVITSSEAVEAVSYILTDMGAQGVQIEDAADFANLHEGKYGDHGEFIDPSSIPHRKNGAAVSGYFPQNVFVPELLPTIHQRVAKLRDYGLNPGENDVSAATVDNQQWATVWQKYYHPLRVTDQLTIVPQWEEYEPADPQEKLIFLDPGMAFGTGTHPTTRLMLEALEKTIVGNEYVIDVGTGSGVLSIAAKHLGAGKVDAYDIDEVAVSSAKKNLALNPVAKDIKVGVNSLLDGIHTQADLIVANILAEIIVPLIPQAYENLKPGGKFLVSGIIDDKAPLIRQKLQEQGFIIDDEQQMKDWYGMITHKPIEVK; from the coding sequence ATGGATTGGATAGCAATAAAGGTAATAACTTCTAGTGAGGCTGTTGAAGCAGTTAGCTATATTTTGACGGATATGGGAGCACAAGGCGTTCAAATTGAAGATGCCGCTGATTTTGCAAACTTACATGAGGGAAAGTATGGGGACCACGGTGAATTTATTGATCCATCATCAATTCCGCACCGAAAAAATGGCGCAGCAGTATCTGGATATTTCCCACAAAACGTATTTGTTCCTGAACTATTGCCAACTATCCATCAACGAGTAGCAAAATTAAGGGATTATGGCCTGAATCCAGGAGAAAATGATGTCTCAGCAGCGACTGTCGATAATCAACAATGGGCAACGGTTTGGCAAAAATATTATCACCCATTAAGAGTAACGGATCAGTTAACGATTGTTCCGCAATGGGAAGAATATGAGCCAGCAGATCCTCAAGAAAAATTAATCTTTCTTGATCCAGGAATGGCTTTTGGTACCGGAACTCATCCAACTACTCGTTTAATGCTAGAGGCCCTTGAAAAAACAATTGTTGGTAATGAATATGTAATCGATGTCGGGACAGGCTCTGGTGTTTTAAGTATTGCCGCCAAGCACTTAGGGGCAGGAAAAGTTGATGCTTATGATATTGATGAAGTAGCTGTCAGCTCAGCAAAAAAGAATCTTGCACTAAACCCGGTCGCTAAAGATATTAAGGTTGGCGTAAATAGCCTATTAGATGGGATCCATACCCAGGCAGATTTGATTGTTGCTAATATTCTTGCGGAAATCATCGTGCCTCTTATTCCTCAAGCATATGAAAATCTTAAGCCAGGTGGCAAATTCCTTGTTTCTGGAATTATCGATGATAAGGCTCCGTTGATTCGTCAAAAGTTGCAAGAGCAAGGATTTATAATTGACGATGAACAGCAGATGAAGGACTGGTACGGAATGATTACCCACAAGCCAATCGAGGTGAAATAA
- a CDS encoding helix-turn-helix domain-containing protein — MSIIVLHQGEFNGGKLKLLRKSNGLTMKEVGEKINKSASFISMIEKGQSKPEFSTIVALGKIFNVRHTFFLNDISIPYPTETTFFREQIAVPKRDSEQAKNKSIMIAYCDSLISNKFNLRSFQLPRYALKNSTFRCIDFEQIDSIASQVRTQFSLGMGPISNMTLLIERMGIRVNFIDFENDKIDALTEKIGSQYFISINSRRTSSVRIRFNLAHELGHILLHSGYSHNDISNNSKHKRIEQEAQHFASALLMPEKGLALDMAQTNMNFLKGLKLHWLVSLQALIYRGHEIGIITDRQALFLRQTISRNGWRKEEPYDHTIGIEYPSYIKSAIKFLVKDKERFLAELSEESGIYQDELSKYFYLSENSNKNNINLKIVR; from the coding sequence ATGAGTATAATAGTTTTGCATCAAGGAGAATTTAATGGAGGTAAACTAAAACTTTTAAGAAAATCAAATGGATTAACAATGAAGGAAGTTGGAGAAAAAATTAATAAGTCAGCTTCTTTTATTTCGATGATAGAAAAGGGACAAAGCAAACCGGAATTTAGTACTATTGTTGCTTTGGGAAAAATATTTAATGTTAGACATACTTTTTTTCTGAATGATATTTCGATTCCCTATCCAACTGAAACAACTTTCTTTCGTGAACAAATTGCAGTGCCGAAACGGGATTCTGAGCAAGCAAAAAATAAAAGTATAATGATTGCTTACTGTGATTCTTTAATAAGTAATAAATTTAATCTTAGATCATTTCAATTACCTAGATATGCTCTAAAAAATAGTACTTTTAGATGTATAGATTTTGAGCAAATTGATAGCATTGCATCGCAAGTAAGGACACAATTTTCTTTAGGAATGGGGCCAATAAGTAATATGACTTTACTTATTGAAAGAATGGGAATTAGAGTTAATTTTATTGATTTTGAAAATGATAAAATAGATGCCTTGACTGAAAAAATTGGAAGCCAGTATTTCATATCAATTAATAGTAGAAGAACTTCAAGCGTTAGAATTAGATTTAATTTAGCTCACGAATTAGGACATATTCTTCTGCATTCTGGATATAGTCACAATGACATTAGTAATAATTCAAAGCATAAACGTATAGAACAAGAAGCACAGCACTTTGCAAGTGCATTATTAATGCCTGAAAAAGGTTTGGCGTTGGATATGGCACAAACTAATATGAATTTCTTGAAAGGTTTAAAACTTCACTGGTTAGTTTCTCTACAAGCTCTTATCTATCGTGGACATGAAATCGGAATAATTACAGACCGGCAAGCCCTTTTCTTAAGGCAAACTATATCACGTAATGGCTGGAGAAAAGAAGAACCATATGATCATACTATTGGTATTGAGTATCCTTCTTATATAAAAAGTGCAATTAAATTTTTGGTGAAAGATAAAGAAAGGTTCTTAGCAGAGCTATCGGAAGAATCTGGAATTTATCAAGATGAACTCTCAAAGTATTTTTATTTGTCAGAAAATAGCAATAAAAATAATATAAATCTTAAAATAGTTAGGTAG
- a CDS encoding 16S rRNA (uracil(1498)-N(3))-methyltransferase, whose amino-acid sequence MQRYFVNVTLADEVTLPSEAAHHLLKVMRAEVGTSVELVLADHCVYLATLSTTEPTATLKINQKLDADSELPVSVTLACGIPKTKEKPELIVQKATELGADKIVFFDAARSISHWQGNKQKRKIERLQKIAESAAEQSHRNKIPQVEYSANLDQLLADYPATKRIVAWEESAKQGETSALAQQFNALNPGDSLLAIFGPEGGLTENEIAKMNEAGVVASGLGPRILRTETAPLYFMAAISYAMELS is encoded by the coding sequence ATGCAACGCTATTTTGTTAATGTAACTCTAGCTGATGAAGTAACATTGCCATCTGAAGCAGCCCACCACTTGTTAAAGGTAATGCGCGCAGAGGTTGGAACAAGTGTTGAGCTTGTATTAGCCGACCACTGTGTTTACCTTGCGACTCTTAGTACTACAGAACCAACGGCGACATTAAAAATCAATCAGAAGTTAGATGCTGATAGTGAATTGCCAGTTTCGGTAACGCTTGCCTGCGGAATTCCAAAGACTAAAGAGAAACCAGAATTAATTGTTCAAAAGGCAACTGAATTGGGGGCAGACAAAATTGTTTTCTTCGATGCTGCTCGCTCCATTAGTCATTGGCAGGGAAATAAGCAGAAACGAAAGATCGAACGTCTGCAAAAAATAGCTGAATCAGCAGCAGAACAATCCCATCGAAATAAAATTCCGCAGGTTGAATACAGTGCAAATCTTGATCAATTGTTAGCCGATTATCCCGCTACCAAACGGATAGTTGCTTGGGAAGAATCAGCTAAACAGGGTGAAACAAGTGCTTTAGCGCAACAATTTAATGCCCTTAACCCGGGAGACTCGCTCCTTGCCATTTTTGGTCCAGAAGGTGGATTAACGGAAAATGAAATTGCTAAAATGAATGAAGCTGGCGTGGTAGCATCAGGTTTAGGACCACGAATTCTACGAACTGAAACAGCACCTTTATATTTCATGGCGGCTATCTCATATGCAATGGAATTGTCATAA
- a CDS encoding RelA/SpoT family protein: MSKEKELTHEDVQKIVSSYMNEEHFALVEKAYHFAEVAHHDQRRKSGEPYIIHPIQVAGILANLHMDPETVCAGYLHDIVEDTGATLDDIKELFGPTIAMIVDGDTKLGKIRYKSNKEQMAATHRKLLLAMSKDIRVMIVKLADRLHNMRTLKHLRPDKQRRISNETLEIYAPIADRLGISTIKWELEDLSLRYLNPQQYYRIVHLMNSRRDQRVDYIDESIKLIKKAIADLDLGPNVEIYGRPKHIYSVYRKMVTQHKQFSQIYDLLAVRIVVDSIRDCYAALGAIHTNWKPMPGRFKDYIAMPKTNGYQSLHTTIIGPEGRPLEVQIRTHKMHEIAEYGVAAHWAYKEGKTNGIQQTQDSQKLNVVKEILELRSESQGTDEFMQGIQSDIFTDKVYAFTPKGDVIEMPKGSGPLDMAYQIHTEVGNHTTGAKVNGRIVPLDYEIKNGDIVDILTSSSSAGPSRDWFDLVSTRRARNKIRQFFRAHDREKNIEEGKQLLENELREAGYSPAELMTDEKCEEVAQETHYNSSDDMFAALGFGDLAPVGIRNRFTADIRQQVESDRQQAAEKAVLEDHQTLEKPNEREKQKQAKASSEGVIVEGVDNLLVRLSHCCSPIPGDAITGYITKGRGVSVHRDDCPNIRAARKNGERIVSVYWANPNGDKTNYNADLEVQGYNRNGLLNDVLRSVNNSTRFLNSVNGKVDHNKMVTISLIIGVRNLRQLQLIMDGLKNIPDVYVVKRIIR; this comes from the coding sequence AGTTGCGGGGATCCTTGCTAATCTTCATATGGATCCCGAAACAGTTTGTGCAGGATATTTACATGATATTGTAGAAGATACTGGCGCAACCTTAGATGATATTAAAGAACTCTTTGGACCAACTATTGCAATGATCGTTGATGGTGATACAAAGCTTGGTAAGATTCGTTACAAATCAAATAAAGAACAAATGGCTGCTACTCATCGTAAATTATTACTTGCAATGTCAAAGGATATTCGGGTAATGATTGTCAAGCTTGCGGACCGTCTTCATAATATGCGCACTCTTAAGCATTTGCGTCCTGATAAGCAGCGCCGCATCTCAAATGAAACCCTTGAAATTTATGCTCCAATTGCGGATCGCTTGGGTATCAGTACTATTAAGTGGGAACTAGAAGATCTATCATTACGGTACTTAAATCCGCAACAATATTACCGGATTGTCCATTTAATGAATTCACGGCGCGATCAGCGGGTTGACTATATTGATGAGTCAATTAAGTTGATAAAAAAGGCGATTGCAGATTTGGACTTAGGACCGAATGTTGAAATTTATGGCCGGCCTAAACATATTTATTCTGTCTACCGTAAAATGGTTACTCAGCATAAGCAATTTAGCCAAATCTATGATCTTCTTGCAGTTCGAATTGTCGTTGACTCAATCCGGGACTGCTATGCTGCTCTTGGAGCGATCCATACTAATTGGAAACCAATGCCTGGACGGTTTAAGGATTATATTGCAATGCCTAAGACTAACGGGTACCAATCCTTGCATACAACAATTATTGGACCAGAAGGACGGCCATTAGAAGTACAGATTCGAACTCACAAGATGCATGAAATTGCTGAATATGGGGTTGCTGCTCACTGGGCATATAAAGAAGGAAAGACTAATGGAATCCAACAAACTCAGGATAGCCAAAAGCTAAATGTCGTCAAAGAAATCCTTGAATTACGAAGTGAAAGTCAAGGCACAGATGAATTTATGCAGGGGATTCAGAGCGATATATTTACTGATAAGGTCTATGCATTCACCCCTAAAGGTGACGTAATTGAAATGCCTAAGGGATCTGGACCACTTGATATGGCTTACCAAATTCATACTGAAGTTGGTAATCATACAACTGGAGCTAAAGTAAATGGACGGATTGTACCCCTTGATTATGAGATCAAAAATGGTGATATTGTTGATATTTTGACTTCATCATCATCAGCTGGTCCGAGTCGTGATTGGTTTGATTTGGTTTCAACGCGGCGAGCTCGTAATAAGATTCGCCAATTCTTCCGTGCACATGATCGAGAAAAGAACATTGAAGAAGGAAAACAACTTCTTGAAAACGAACTCCGTGAAGCAGGATATTCGCCAGCAGAATTAATGACTGATGAAAAATGTGAGGAAGTTGCTCAAGAGACTCATTACAATAGTAGTGATGATATGTTTGCGGCCCTAGGATTTGGTGACTTGGCTCCCGTTGGTATTAGAAATCGTTTTACTGCTGATATCCGTCAGCAAGTTGAAAGCGACCGCCAACAAGCAGCAGAAAAAGCTGTACTAGAAGATCACCAGACTCTTGAGAAGCCAAATGAACGTGAAAAGCAAAAACAGGCTAAGGCATCGAGCGAGGGCGTAATTGTTGAAGGAGTTGACAATCTTCTTGTTCGTTTAAGTCATTGCTGTAGTCCAATCCCAGGAGATGCTATTACTGGCTACATTACAAAGGGACGGGGAGTATCGGTTCACCGGGATGATTGTCCGAATATTAGAGCTGCCCGTAAGAATGGCGAACGAATTGTTAGTGTATATTGGGCAAATCCTAATGGCGACAAAACAAACTACAATGCTGACTTGGAAGTTCAGGGATACAATCGAAATGGCTTATTAAATGATGTTTTACGTTCAGTAAATAACAGTACTCGCTTCTTAAATTCAGTTAACGGAAAAGTTGACCATAACAAGATGGTAACAATTAGTTTGATTATCGGAGTACGTAATTTACGACAGTTGCAATTAATCATGGATGGTTTAAAAAACATTCCAGATGTTTACGTTGTCAAAAGAATTATTCGATAG
- a CDS encoding L-lactate dehydrogenase, which yields MSKNHQKVVLVGDGAVGSSYAFAMAQQGIAEEFAIVDIIKERTEGDAMDLEDATAFTAPKNIYSADYDTCKDADLVVITAGAPQKPGETRLQLVDKNLKIIKSVVEPIVKSGFDGIFLVAANPVDILTYAVQKLSGFPKNKVVGSGTSLDSARLRVALGKKLHVDPRDVIANIMGEHGDSEFAAYSSATVGGKPLLDIAKDEGISEDELLKIEDDVRNKAYEIINRKGATFYGVATALMRISKAILRDENSVLPIGAPMNGEYGLNDLYIGTPAVVNASGVAKVIEVPLNDREKKAMADSAKQLEEVAKNGMAKLQGNN from the coding sequence ATGTCTAAGAATCATCAAAAAGTTGTTCTTGTTGGTGACGGTGCTGTCGGTTCAAGTTACGCCTTCGCAATGGCACAACAAGGAATTGCTGAAGAATTTGCTATCGTTGATATTATTAAGGAACGGACTGAAGGGGACGCAATGGACCTTGAAGACGCTACTGCCTTCACCGCTCCTAAGAACATCTACTCAGCAGATTACGACACTTGCAAAGACGCTGATTTAGTTGTTATTACTGCTGGTGCTCCACAAAAGCCTGGTGAAACTCGTCTTCAATTAGTTGATAAGAACTTGAAGATCATTAAGTCCGTTGTAGAACCAATCGTTAAGTCTGGTTTTGACGGAATCTTCTTAGTTGCAGCTAACCCAGTTGACATCCTTACCTATGCTGTTCAAAAGCTTTCTGGCTTCCCTAAGAACAAGGTTGTTGGTTCAGGTACTTCACTTGATTCCGCACGTCTTCGGGTTGCTCTTGGTAAGAAGCTTCATGTTGACCCTCGTGATGTTATTGCTAACATTATGGGTGAACATGGTGATTCCGAATTTGCTGCTTACTCAAGTGCTACTGTTGGTGGCAAGCCATTACTTGACATCGCTAAGGATGAAGGCATTTCAGAAGATGAATTACTTAAGATTGAAGATGATGTTCGTAACAAGGCATACGAAATCATTAACCGCAAAGGTGCTACCTTCTATGGTGTTGCCACTGCTTTAATGCGGATTTCAAAGGCTATTCTTCGTGATGAAAATTCTGTTCTCCCTATCGGTGCCCCAATGAACGGTGAATACGGACTTAACGACCTTTACATCGGTACTCCAGCTGTTGTTAATGCTTCTGGTGTTGCAAAGGTTATTGAAGTTCCACTTAACGACCGTGAAAAGAAGGCTATGGCCGACTCTGCTAAGCAATTGGAAGAAGTTGCTAAGAACGGTATGGCAAAGTTACAAGGTAACAACTAA